In a single window of the Falsirhodobacter halotolerans genome:
- a CDS encoding carbohydrate ABC transporter permease — MTATTDWHALESRGRWHRTTFLGGILAFLTLISAPVLLPYLWLVVKSLTPDNDVLGHAVLWRAAGIGALAYAGAIVIALLPERFGHRRAASLGLVAVTTLLAAILILPAVTLENYRFLWTRDVADTGSTRLDLMPSVWDAMRTSAIFAVAQVVIVVAVAAPAAYALSRFAFAARAGFLGGLLILHAFPALALTVAMFVQLHYMGLLNNLFGVILVMSALELPFAIFILKGFFDAVPWDIEMSALTDGATRFQAFRTVVLPQVRAGLIAVATFTFLRGWEEYVFVKTLLIDASHMTMSLYLFYVAQDTMGADYGLIAAVGVVYLLPVLILYLFTQKYITQMNFGGIKG, encoded by the coding sequence ATGACAGCGACGACAGATTGGCACGCGCTGGAATCCCGCGGCCGCTGGCACCGGACCACCTTCCTTGGCGGTATCCTGGCCTTCCTCACCCTGATTTCGGCGCCGGTGCTGCTGCCCTATCTCTGGCTGGTGGTCAAATCCCTGACCCCGGACAACGACGTGCTGGGCCATGCCGTCTTGTGGCGGGCCGCAGGCATCGGTGCCCTGGCCTATGCAGGGGCCATCGTGATCGCGCTGCTGCCGGAACGTTTCGGCCATCGCCGCGCCGCCTCGCTTGGGCTGGTGGCGGTCACGACGCTCTTGGCCGCCATCCTGATCCTGCCCGCCGTCACGCTGGAAAACTACCGCTTTCTGTGGACCCGCGATGTGGCGGATACCGGCTCCACCCGGCTTGATCTGATGCCGTCGGTCTGGGACGCGATGCGCACCTCCGCCATCTTCGCCGTCGCACAGGTGGTCATCGTGGTGGCGGTGGCGGCCCCGGCCGCCTATGCCCTGTCGCGCTTCGCCTTTGCGGCGCGGGCCGGGTTTCTGGGCGGTCTTCTCATCCTGCACGCGTTTCCCGCCCTTGCGCTGACCGTCGCGATGTTCGTGCAGTTGCATTACATGGGTCTGCTGAACAACCTGTTCGGCGTGATCCTGGTCATGAGCGCGCTTGAGCTGCCTTTCGCGATCTTCATCCTGAAAGGTTTCTTCGATGCCGTGCCATGGGACATCGAGATGAGCGCCCTGACCGATGGCGCCACCCGGTTCCAGGCGTTCCGCACGGTGGTGCTGCCGCAGGTCCGCGCCGGTCTCATCGCGGTCGCCACCTTCACCTTCCTGCGGGGGTGGGAGGAATACGTCTTCGTCAAGACGCTGCTGATCGATGCAAGCCACATGACGATGAGCTTGTATCTCTTCTATGTCGCGCAGGACACGATGGGCGCCGATTACGGGCTGATCGCCGCCGTGGGCGTCGTCTATCTGCTGCCTGTTCTTATCCTTTACCTCTTCACGCAGAAATACATCACCCAGATGAATTTCGGCGGCATCAAGGGCTGA
- a CDS encoding ROK family transcriptional regulator, whose protein sequence is MIQTLRGLTAGQRSLLRILRQRGTASRAELSAACGVTPAAVSVMTRDLLSTGLVVEGARRHGGRGAPQIDLSLSAEIGVALGIHATRHVISLSLLDFAGRARAETSVTGDFRTFPAVCAAIADGLGTLRHQSRNDRPLIGAGLAMPTRFHSRMTGLDLAKEVTSWGGEGLVEGLEAALHCRVVVENDANAAAIGEIALGNPSGHRDFAYLYLSEGIGGALILNGALYRGPFGNAGEFGALRPRGRPRPSFEDLAHFCEAEGPAPPSGRDPGQWGRYIADNPAVIDRWLDRAVPEVAHLVFSVTALLAPMAVCLGGTLPLPIVRAFRDRIDLTRRDLFDGGSVIPPALVLPAVAAQDAVAFGAAVGALELHG, encoded by the coding sequence ATGATCCAGACCTTGCGCGGTTTGACCGCGGGCCAACGCAGCCTGCTGCGGATCCTGCGCCAGCGCGGCACCGCAAGCCGGGCCGAACTTTCCGCGGCGTGCGGCGTCACGCCGGCGGCGGTGAGCGTCATGACACGGGACTTGCTGTCGACGGGTCTGGTCGTCGAAGGCGCGCGACGCCACGGCGGACGCGGCGCCCCGCAGATCGATCTTTCGCTCTCGGCAGAGATTGGGGTGGCCTTGGGGATCCATGCGACACGCCACGTGATTTCCCTGTCTCTCCTTGATTTTGCAGGCCGAGCACGGGCCGAGACATCCGTCACAGGTGATTTCCGCACCTTTCCCGCCGTATGTGCGGCGATCGCCGACGGCCTTGGCACCCTGCGCCACCAGTCGCGCAATGACAGGCCGTTGATCGGCGCGGGGCTGGCGATGCCGACCCGGTTCCACAGCCGCATGACCGGCCTCGATCTGGCGAAGGAGGTGACGTCATGGGGGGGCGAAGGGCTTGTGGAGGGGCTGGAAGCGGCACTTCATTGCCGCGTGGTGGTCGAGAATGACGCCAACGCCGCCGCCATCGGCGAAATCGCCCTCGGCAATCCCTCCGGCCACCGCGACTTTGCGTATCTTTATCTGTCCGAGGGGATCGGCGGCGCGCTGATCCTGAACGGCGCCCTCTATCGCGGCCCGTTCGGCAATGCGGGAGAGTTTGGCGCCCTGCGCCCGCGCGGACGGCCCCGCCCGTCATTCGAAGATCTGGCGCATTTCTGCGAGGCGGAAGGCCCGGCCCCACCTTCCGGCCGCGATCCGGGGCAATGGGGGCGCTATATTGCCGACAACCCCGCCGTGATCGACCGATGGCTTGACCGGGCGGTGCCCGAGGTGGCGCATCTGGTGTTTTCGGTGACGGCGCTGCTCGCCCCCATGGCCGTTTGTCTGGGCGGCACCCTGCCCCTGCCGATCGTCCGCGCGTTTCGCGACCGGATCGACCTGACCCGGCGTGACCTGTTCGACGGGGGATCTGTGATTCCGCCGGCACTGGTCCTGCCCGCCGTCGCGGCCCAGGACGCGGTCGCCTTCGGCGCAGCCGTCGGCGCGCTGGAGCTGCACGGCTGA
- a CDS encoding glycerophosphodiester phosphodiesterase, translating into MTKIVSHRGANKFAPENTFAAADLALAQGADVIELDVRESADGVLYVHHDETLDRTTNGTGPIGHMRSADIDALDAGRWFAPRFEGQRVPRLDAYLEHLRGRCEIYVELKYCDTAKVAALVRGLGLQRDTFYFSFSEEMRRDLQIIAPEFRKMITLDIAKSPSLASALHHAAILEITPAQMRHPGILEATRKAGMDVMVYYGGQDPAIHAEIAAAGVDFINTDNTELFAAARDAAA; encoded by the coding sequence GTGACCAAGATCGTCTCTCACCGCGGTGCCAACAAGTTCGCCCCCGAAAACACCTTTGCCGCCGCCGATCTGGCGCTGGCGCAGGGGGCCGACGTCATCGAACTGGACGTGCGCGAAAGCGCGGATGGCGTGCTTTATGTCCATCACGACGAAACGCTTGACCGCACGACGAATGGCACCGGCCCGATCGGCCATATGCGGTCAGCGGATATCGATGCGCTGGATGCGGGCCGCTGGTTCGCACCGCGGTTCGAGGGCCAGCGCGTGCCCCGGCTCGACGCCTATCTGGAGCATCTGCGCGGGCGCTGCGAAATCTATGTCGAACTGAAATATTGCGACACCGCCAAAGTGGCCGCCTTGGTGCGCGGACTGGGTCTGCAACGCGACACCTTCTATTTCTCCTTCTCCGAGGAGATGCGCCGCGATCTGCAGATCATCGCACCGGAGTTCCGCAAGATGATCACCCTCGATATCGCGAAATCCCCCTCGCTGGCGTCGGCGCTGCACCATGCGGCGATCCTTGAGATCACCCCGGCCCAGATGCGCCATCCCGGCATCCTGGAGGCCACGCGCAAGGCCGGGATGGATGTCATGGTCTATTACGGTGGGCAGGATCCGGCGATCCACGCCGAGATCGCGGCGGCCGGTGTGGATTTCATCAATACCGACAATACCGAACTGTTCGCCGCCGCCCGAGATGCGGCGGCGTGA
- a CDS encoding ABC transporter ATP-binding protein, whose protein sequence is MARITLSNVTKSWGDTQVLHPLDLTIGHGEFVAVLGPSGCGKSTTLFLLAGLYAPTAGTVAFDGHDVNRVDARDRNVGIVFQSYALYPHLTVRDNIAFPLRFQKLDRRAIAAKVDEAARLVQITQLLDRKPAQLSGGQQQRVALARALVKEPNILLLDEPLSNLDATLRISMRAELKAIQKRLGFTTLLVTHDQIEAITMADRIICMNAGRIVQIGTPDDLYRRPADLFVAGFIGTPPMNLLQGQARGTALSLGAGHLHLNRPHDGTVTFGVRPEDITLSAPGRTAIGGEIALIEPLGREVFYRVASPFGTLHVLEAGEVPRHRIGDRVALAFDPARSLVFDDAGLRRDGLTASLPLPAAPEAAFV, encoded by the coding sequence ATGGCCAGGATCACACTTTCGAACGTCACCAAAAGCTGGGGCGACACGCAGGTTCTGCATCCGCTGGATCTGACCATCGGACATGGCGAGTTCGTCGCCGTCCTCGGCCCGTCGGGCTGCGGCAAGTCCACGACGCTGTTCCTGCTTGCCGGCCTTTACGCGCCGACCGCCGGCACCGTAGCCTTCGACGGTCACGACGTGAACCGTGTCGACGCGCGGGACCGGAATGTCGGCATCGTCTTTCAAAGCTACGCGCTTTATCCGCATCTGACCGTGCGCGACAATATCGCCTTTCCCCTGCGGTTCCAGAAACTGGACAGGCGGGCCATCGCCGCGAAGGTCGACGAAGCCGCGCGGCTGGTGCAGATCACCCAACTGCTGGATCGCAAGCCCGCACAGCTTTCCGGCGGACAACAGCAGCGGGTCGCGCTGGCACGCGCCTTGGTCAAGGAGCCCAACATCCTGCTGCTGGACGAGCCGCTGTCGAACCTTGACGCAACCCTTCGCATTTCGATGCGGGCGGAGTTGAAGGCGATCCAGAAACGGCTTGGCTTCACCACGCTTCTGGTCACCCATGACCAGATCGAGGCGATCACGATGGCCGACCGGATCATCTGCATGAACGCGGGCCGGATCGTTCAGATCGGCACTCCGGACGATCTGTATCGCCGCCCGGCCGATCTTTTTGTCGCAGGTTTCATCGGCACCCCGCCGATGAACCTGTTGCAGGGGCAGGCGCGCGGCACGGCGCTGTCCTTGGGCGCGGGGCATCTTCACCTCAACCGGCCACATGACGGCACGGTCACGTTCGGGGTGCGCCCCGAGGATATCACGCTCTCCGCGCCCGGCCGGACCGCCATCGGCGGCGAGATCGCCTTGATCGAACCGCTGGGGCGCGAGGTTTTCTATCGCGTCGCCTCCCCTTTCGGCACTCTGCATGTGCTGGAGGCGGGCGAAGTTCCACGCCACAGGATCGGGGATCGCGTGGCCTTGGCCTTCGATCCCGCCCGCAGCCTTGTTTTCGACGATGCCGGTCTGCGCCGCGATGGCCTGACGGCCAGCCTGCCCCTGCCAGCCGCCCCCGAAGCGGCATTTGTGTGA
- a CDS encoding ABC transporter substrate-binding protein, whose protein sequence is MTKLFSICTTVSALALSAVALHAEEVNIRVSTLSEAAGMGRLTNIEAAADLMNAQFAAAGVDTTIKVELAGSGAKGWDDLALENLKAFAVGQGPDISVIAHEWVGQYAQAGYAMDMGPEIAAKPWVYGDILPVLWDSAKAADGQVYGIPQDAEIRMFFYNKDMLRELGKDEAFIEGLPSAVEAGDFTLDDLTALSKEVVDGGIATYGMLHRPNVGIDYLMVFQSFGVRFLDPDTGNLVFPKAEMEAALGWYERNAREGVTPADNTAMSWDAIQGAFKQENAFIFHQGVWAVAWQLGENKGATWPTDAEGYFDKIGWLPAPAAVKGGAPVNLSHPLLYTVNPQGDHAALAAELVALATLPYFNNRHAVQSYHTAISHAQTAMPEYKDNWVLSAASPMMDRAQFVPNHTEFGSYNKILFNGLQAVETGRMTAAEAVNFIADELDLQFGDTIEIVDSLGN, encoded by the coding sequence ATGACAAAACTCTTCTCGATCTGCACCACGGTGTCCGCACTGGCGCTGAGCGCCGTTGCCCTTCATGCCGAAGAGGTCAATATTCGCGTCTCGACCCTGTCGGAAGCGGCGGGCATGGGGCGGCTGACCAATATCGAGGCGGCGGCCGACCTGATGAACGCCCAATTCGCGGCGGCCGGCGTTGATACGACCATCAAGGTCGAGCTGGCGGGCAGCGGCGCGAAAGGCTGGGACGATCTCGCACTGGAAAATCTCAAGGCGTTTGCGGTGGGGCAGGGGCCAGATATCTCCGTCATCGCCCATGAATGGGTCGGGCAATATGCCCAAGCCGGCTATGCCATGGACATGGGGCCGGAGATCGCGGCCAAGCCCTGGGTGTACGGCGATATTCTTCCGGTGCTTTGGGATTCGGCGAAAGCCGCCGACGGGCAGGTCTACGGCATTCCGCAAGACGCCGAAATCCGCATGTTCTTCTACAACAAGGACATGCTGCGCGAACTGGGCAAGGACGAGGCCTTCATCGAAGGCCTGCCTTCGGCGGTGGAGGCCGGCGATTTCACGCTGGACGATCTGACCGCGCTGTCGAAGGAGGTCGTCGATGGCGGGATCGCAACCTATGGGATGCTGCACCGGCCGAATGTCGGCATCGACTATCTGATGGTGTTCCAGTCCTTCGGCGTCCGCTTCCTCGACCCCGACACCGGCAATCTCGTCTTTCCGAAGGCCGAGATGGAGGCCGCCCTCGGCTGGTATGAACGCAACGCCCGCGAAGGCGTGACCCCGGCCGACAACACCGCGATGAGCTGGGATGCGATCCAGGGCGCGTTCAAGCAGGAAAACGCCTTCATCTTCCATCAGGGCGTTTGGGCGGTGGCGTGGCAACTGGGCGAGAACAAGGGCGCGACGTGGCCCACCGATGCCGAAGGATACTTCGACAAGATCGGGTGGCTGCCCGCCCCCGCGGCCGTCAAGGGCGGCGCGCCGGTCAACCTGTCGCATCCCCTGCTCTATACCGTGAACCCGCAGGGCGATCATGCCGCGCTGGCGGCGGAACTGGTGGCGCTGGCGACCTTGCCCTATTTCAACAACCGACATGCGGTGCAGTCCTATCACACGGCCATCAGCCATGCGCAGACGGCGATGCCGGAATACAAGGACAACTGGGTGCTTTCGGCCGCTTCGCCGATGATGGACCGGGCGCAATTCGTGCCGAACCACACCGAATTCGGCAGCTACAACAAGATCTTGTTCAACGGCCTGCAAGCGGTCGAGACCGGCAGGATGACCGCCGCCGAAGCCGTGAATTTCATCGCGGACGAACTGGACCTGCAATTCGGCGACACCATCGAGATCGTCGATTCCCTCGGCAACTGA
- a CDS encoding metallophosphoesterase family protein codes for MIRVAIVADIHLHDMRGGYGSHDPQAGGLALRTWDDTLASTRVFNESEAALRAILADIARRAIHTVVLPGDLTDDGQPGAYAALQRLLGDHERRFGTRFFATFGNHDAFGPAGRSLSKRLTDAQGDPLVVPPMRGLSTSDAITATAGWGLMPREGMFHWETPFGTDPGLAARRAPGSVGGQIDASYLVEPVPGLWLLMLDANVFDPQDGDWHLRADAAWDHALAARPYLTAWIAGVVARAKAGGKALLAASHYPMVAFDAPAPDAGMRVPSPEIWMRRMPSHRTSERLAATGLGLHVSGHMHIPGSGRAGGLTNIALPSPVAAPGGYAIAEVTGTAITVKRIPQPPTPGFDEGFPAYERSRSEPVTFASYDAFLAYCAAAAGR; via the coding sequence GTGATCCGTGTCGCGATCGTCGCCGATATCCACCTGCACGACATGCGTGGCGGCTATGGCAGCCACGACCCACAGGCCGGGGGGCTGGCGCTGCGCACCTGGGACGACACGTTGGCCTCCACGCGGGTGTTCAACGAAAGCGAGGCGGCGCTGCGCGCGATCCTTGCCGACATCGCCCGACGCGCAATTCACACGGTGGTTCTGCCCGGTGATCTGACGGATGATGGCCAGCCCGGCGCCTATGCGGCATTGCAACGTCTTCTGGGCGATCATGAACGACGCTTCGGCACCCGGTTCTTTGCGACCTTCGGCAATCATGATGCCTTCGGTCCGGCCGGTCGGAGCCTCTCGAAGCGGCTGACGGATGCGCAGGGCGACCCTTTGGTCGTGCCGCCGATGCGGGGGCTTTCCACATCGGACGCGATCACCGCGACCGCAGGTTGGGGCCTGATGCCGCGCGAGGGCATGTTCCATTGGGAAACGCCGTTCGGCACGGACCCGGGCCTTGCGGCCCGTCGTGCGCCCGGCAGTGTCGGTGGGCAGATCGACGCGTCTTATCTGGTCGAACCCGTGCCGGGGTTGTGGCTCTTGATGCTCGATGCCAACGTGTTCGACCCGCAGGACGGCGACTGGCACCTTCGGGCCGACGCCGCCTGGGATCACGCGCTTGCGGCGCGCCCTTATCTGACGGCTTGGATCGCCGGTGTCGTGGCCCGCGCAAAAGCCGGGGGAAAGGCGCTGCTGGCCGCCTCGCATTACCCGATGGTCGCGTTCGATGCCCCGGCGCCCGATGCGGGGATGCGCGTGCCCTCCCCGGAGATCTGGATGCGGCGGATGCCATCGCATCGAACATCGGAACGGCTGGCGGCCACCGGGCTGGGGCTGCATGTCAGCGGCCACATGCACATTCCGGGATCGGGCCGCGCGGGCGGGCTGACGAACATCGCCCTGCCGTCACCCGTCGCCGCCCCCGGCGGTTATGCGATCGCCGAGGTCACAGGCACGGCGATCACCGTCAAACGCATCCCGCAGCCGCCGACACCGGGCTTCGACGAGGGCTTTCCGGCCTATGAACGCAGTCGGTCCGAACCTGTGACCTTTGCAAGTTACGATGCCTTTCTGGCGTATTGCGCGGCCGCAGCGGGCCGTTAG
- a CDS encoding L,D-transpeptidase — MPHVLSRRALLAGLTLAPLPAQAHADDYMNFLFAPMRGGAGAAAADRSTRTEVRLDTPMPAGSIRIDTAARRLFLILGGGRALAYDVGVGAEGFGWSGTETITAKRVWPDWRPPAEMRTRRPDLPAFVPGGPDNPMGARALYLGRTLYRIHGSNAPETVGDAASSGCFRMTNIDVIDLYDRVSIGARVTVS; from the coding sequence ATGCCCCACGTCCTTTCACGCCGCGCGCTTCTTGCGGGCCTGACCCTCGCTCCCCTGCCCGCCCAAGCACATGCGGACGACTACATGAATTTCCTGTTCGCGCCGATGCGCGGGGGTGCGGGGGCGGCCGCGGCCGATCGTTCGACGCGAACGGAGGTGCGCCTTGATACGCCGATGCCTGCGGGTTCGATCCGGATCGACACAGCCGCGCGGCGGCTGTTCCTGATCCTGGGCGGGGGCCGCGCACTGGCCTACGATGTGGGTGTCGGGGCCGAGGGCTTCGGCTGGAGCGGAACCGAAACGATCACCGCAAAGCGCGTATGGCCGGACTGGCGCCCCCCGGCGGAGATGCGCACGCGCCGGCCCGACCTGCCCGCCTTCGTGCCGGGTGGGCCGGACAACCCGATGGGGGCGCGGGCGCTGTATCTTGGGCGGACCCTGTATCGCATCCACGGGTCAAACGCGCCGGAAACCGTGGGGGACGCGGCCTCATCCGGTTGCTTTCGCATGACGAACATCGATGTGATCGACCTTTATGACCGCGTGTCCATCGGCGCACGGGTAACCGTTTCCTGA
- a CDS encoding FadR/GntR family transcriptional regulator, which produces MSRNENSAYALEQLRLFLSTSARTAGARLPTERELSARFGLTRTAIRRALDVLEAEGRIWRRQGAGTFVGPGDQRSLSASDLILSTDFVEIMEVRLRIEPQIAHMAALRARGADIVRMRDLANRIAESTDADARELWDGALHRLFAEAARNSLLLSIFDIVNRVRQDDAWRSIRERVRTDRTSLPVTGRQHHDIIDAIAARDPALAADRMHQHILLLQDMLIHQVRTDQSAQPPQNVEISI; this is translated from the coding sequence ATGTCCAGGAACGAAAACTCCGCCTATGCGCTTGAACAGCTTCGCCTGTTCCTGTCGACATCGGCCCGGACCGCCGGCGCACGCCTACCGACCGAGCGGGAGCTTTCGGCCCGGTTCGGCCTGACCCGGACGGCCATCCGCCGGGCGCTGGACGTGCTTGAGGCGGAAGGCCGCATCTGGCGGCGGCAAGGCGCAGGCACCTTCGTCGGGCCGGGTGATCAGCGGTCCCTGTCGGCGTCCGACCTGATCCTCAGCACCGATTTCGTGGAGATCATGGAGGTCCGGCTGCGGATCGAGCCGCAGATCGCCCATATGGCCGCGCTTCGCGCGCGCGGGGCGGACATTGTGCGGATGCGCGATCTGGCGAACCGGATTGCCGAATCCACCGACGCGGATGCGCGCGAATTGTGGGACGGCGCCTTGCACCGGCTGTTCGCCGAAGCCGCGCGAAACTCCCTGCTCCTGTCCATCTTCGACATCGTGAACCGCGTCCGGCAGGACGATGCGTGGCGCAGCATTCGCGAACGCGTTCGCACCGACCGCACCTCGCTGCCGGTCACGGGACGTCAGCACCATGACATCATCGACGCCATCGCCGCGCGCGATCCCGCCCTCGCCGCCGACCGGATGCATCAGCACATCCTCCTTCTTCAGGACATGCTGATCCATCAGGTCCGGACCGACCAATCCGCCCAACCCCCCCAGAACGTGGAGATTTCGATATGA
- a CDS encoding carbohydrate ABC transporter permease codes for MTPTHTGRRSPARPLFYLAPAIALLGIFFLGPILVNTVIAFTDMGATLKVDGFTLENFQRILQRDGRLPGILLTTLVYVTATLFLFNIGLGLALALATTAVPERLGSFFRGLWLVPRMSPAVLYAILWIWMADPTEAGLINQVTAVFGLAPVNLRNDHPLLLIVIANGVVGASFAMVILTSTIRSIPSHLGHAARVDGASEWGVLRHVTLPALLGPIRMITLYQALSLLTTYEYILLITGGGPVYDSTPYALYIYRRAFENGAYAYGAALALGLMVIGVAITLAQWRLTNMRATFATPKIEVL; via the coding sequence ATGACCCCGACCCATACCGGCCGAAGATCTCCGGCCCGTCCGCTGTTCTACCTTGCGCCTGCGATCGCGCTGCTGGGCATTTTCTTTCTTGGCCCGATCCTGGTGAACACCGTCATCGCCTTCACCGACATGGGCGCAACGCTGAAGGTGGATGGCTTCACGCTGGAAAACTTCCAGCGAATCCTGCAGCGCGACGGGCGGCTGCCCGGCATCTTGCTGACCACGCTCGTCTATGTCACGGCGACGCTGTTCCTGTTCAACATCGGCCTGGGTCTTGCGCTGGCGCTGGCGACAACGGCGGTGCCGGAGCGGCTGGGCAGTTTCTTCCGCGGCCTCTGGCTTGTTCCGAGGATGAGCCCGGCGGTGCTTTACGCGATCCTCTGGATCTGGATGGCGGACCCGACCGAGGCGGGGCTGATCAATCAGGTCACCGCCGTCTTCGGACTGGCGCCGGTGAACCTGCGCAACGATCATCCCTTGCTTCTTATCGTCATCGCCAACGGGGTGGTGGGCGCGTCCTTCGCGATGGTGATCCTGACCTCGACCATTCGGTCGATCCCGTCGCATCTGGGCCATGCGGCGCGGGTGGATGGCGCGTCGGAATGGGGGGTGCTGCGGCATGTGACGCTGCCCGCGCTTCTGGGGCCGATCCGCATGATCACGCTCTATCAGGCGCTGTCGTTGCTGACGACCTATGAATACATCCTCCTGATCACCGGCGGCGGGCCGGTCTACGATTCGACCCCCTATGCGCTCTATATCTATCGCCGCGCGTTCGAGAACGGGGCCTACGCCTATGGCGCGGCACTTGCCCTCGGCCTGATGGTGATCGGCGTTGCGATCACGCTGGCGCAGTGGCGGTTGACCAACATGCGCGCCACCTTTGCCACCCCGAAGATAGAGGTGCTGTGA
- a CDS encoding ABC transporter substrate-binding protein: protein MIRLPLATALCALMAGPVLAADLRIGLQDDPDVLDPAQSRTFVGRIVYTAMCDKLVDLTPEVDFAPQLATDWAYSDDGMKLVMNLREGVVFHDGEPMDAEAVVYTINRNMTLPESRRKSELSSVASIEATGPLQVTFNLNAPDSSLVAQLSDRAGIIISPKAGEELGANFGSAPVCAGPFKFVERIQQDRIVLEKFADYWDADNIHIDRVTYLPIPDTTVRLANLRSGELDMMERVAAPDVAALEGASDIAMQESVGLGYMAIYNNIANGPQADNPFGQDARIRQAFSLAIDREALNQVVFEGTARAGNQPFPPNSRWFDQENPVPARDLEAAKALLAEAGHERLSLTIQHANNPVVTQMMQVIQAMVSEAGFDVQLRATEFATLLSEQSAGNFQLSRSDWSGRPDPDGNLHQFVTCEGGINDPKYCNAEVDEHLNAARATTDFDTRKGHYDAAGAILAEDLPIIYLGHQTYIFAMDTDVEGFTAYPDGMIRLQGVTKTE from the coding sequence ATGATCCGCCTCCCCCTCGCGACCGCGCTTTGCGCCCTCATGGCCGGGCCCGTCCTTGCCGCCGACCTGCGCATCGGCCTTCAGGACGATCCCGATGTGCTGGACCCGGCACAATCGCGGACCTTCGTCGGCCGCATCGTCTATACCGCCATGTGCGACAAGCTGGTGGATCTGACGCCGGAGGTCGATTTCGCGCCGCAGCTTGCGACCGACTGGGCCTATTCCGACGATGGCATGAAGCTTGTCATGAACCTGCGCGAGGGCGTGGTCTTTCACGACGGCGAACCGATGGATGCCGAAGCTGTCGTCTATACCATCAACCGCAACATGACCCTGCCGGAATCCCGCCGCAAATCGGAACTCTCCTCGGTGGCGTCCATCGAGGCGACCGGCCCCTTGCAGGTGACGTTCAATTTGAACGCGCCCGACAGTTCCCTTGTGGCGCAGCTTTCGGACCGCGCGGGCATCATCATCTCGCCCAAGGCGGGCGAGGAACTGGGCGCGAATTTCGGGTCCGCCCCCGTCTGCGCGGGGCCGTTCAAGTTCGTCGAACGCATCCAGCAGGACCGCATCGTGCTTGAGAAGTTCGCGGATTACTGGGATGCCGACAATATCCACATCGACCGCGTGACCTATCTGCCCATTCCCGACACGACCGTGCGTCTGGCCAACCTGCGGTCGGGCGAGCTGGACATGATGGAACGCGTGGCCGCCCCCGATGTCGCCGCCCTGGAAGGCGCGTCCGACATCGCCATGCAGGAGTCGGTGGGCCTGGGCTATATGGCCATCTACAACAACATCGCCAACGGGCCGCAGGCGGACAATCCCTTCGGGCAGGACGCCCGCATCCGTCAGGCCTTCTCGCTTGCCATCGACCGCGAGGCCCTCAATCAGGTGGTGTTCGAGGGCACGGCCCGTGCCGGCAACCAGCCCTTCCCCCCGAACAGCCGCTGGTTTGATCAGGAAAACCCGGTTCCCGCCCGCGATCTGGAGGCGGCGAAGGCGCTCTTGGCCGAAGCCGGGCATGAACGCCTGTCGCTGACCATCCAGCACGCCAACAACCCCGTCGTCACCCAGATGATGCAGGTCATTCAGGCGATGGTGTCCGAAGCGGGGTTCGACGTGCAACTGCGCGCGACCGAATTCGCGACGCTGCTGTCGGAACAGTCGGCGGGCAACTTCCAGCTGTCGCGGTCGGACTGGTCGGGGCGTCCCGATCCCGATGGCAACCTTCATCAGTTCGTGACCTGCGAGGGGGGGATCAACGATCCGAAATACTGCAACGCCGAGGTTGACGAGCATCTGAACGCCGCCCGCGCCACCACCGATTTCGACACGCGCAAGGGCCATTACGACGCGGCCGGGGCGATCTTGGCCGAGGATCTGCCGATCATCTATCTGGGCCACCAGACCTACATCTTCGCCATGGATACGGATGTCGAGGGCTTCACCGCCTATCCCGACGGCATGATCCGCCTGCAAGGCGTCACCAAGACCGAATGA